A window of Chloracidobacterium sp. N contains these coding sequences:
- a CDS encoding peroxiredoxin encodes MPNVGDPAPDFSLAASDGQTYSLSQFRGKNHVVLVFYPGDDTPTCTAQLCDYRDGWEDFRQLGAVILGVSTNDLTAHKKFAEKYSFPFPLLEDPGNQLCKAYGILMLGGLLPIANRAVFIIDKQGIIRYRHVETLPIFKRSRAELLEALRQIAA; translated from the coding sequence ATGCCCAACGTAGGAGACCCGGCGCCGGATTTTTCCCTGGCTGCCAGTGACGGCCAAACCTATTCCCTGTCCCAGTTCCGGGGCAAAAACCACGTCGTGCTGGTGTTCTATCCCGGCGACGACACCCCGACCTGCACGGCGCAACTGTGCGACTACCGCGACGGCTGGGAAGACTTCCGGCAACTCGGTGCGGTGATTCTCGGCGTCAGCACCAACGACCTGACGGCGCACAAAAAGTTCGCCGAAAAGTATTCCTTCCCCTTCCCACTGCTCGAAGACCCCGGAAATCAACTGTGCAAAGCGTATGGCATCCTGATGCTGGGCGGTCTGCTTCCCATCGCCAACCGGGCTGTGTTCATCATTGACAAGCAGGGCATCATCCGCTACCGCCACGTCGAAACGCTGCCCATCTTCAAGCGCAGCCGCGCCGAACTGCTCGAAGCCCTGCGGCAGATTGCCGCCTGA
- a CDS encoding molybdopterin-dependent oxidoreductase, which translates to MELVTLTIDGKTYQAPKGMLLLEFCTAQGIAIPNFCYYPDLTSQAACRMCLVRIEKVPKLATACTVTITDGMVVTASSDEVIEARKGMLDFILGNHPLDCPVCDKGGQCELQDTAFQYGAVYAHYEVPKNNKEERRLSPFIAYDEQRCVKCYRCVRVCEDWMDVHALTKIFRGTNEVIGFYGQDLHCEQCGNCVEVCPVGALLSVDSRFKARPWDMREQQTTCSFCADGCQLELGVRGKQYVRAASKDLTGINGEFLCIKGRYGSAYISNPARLTTPLIRQGNDLKPATWDEALATAARLLSGIHKQHGGNAVAIVGSSRLTNEANFALARFGRTLDTPHLAHFRNVELGDFYAHLSAPLATHEDIKQATTIVQIGGDPTEYSPLTGFAMRYARRKHGARLLVVNQRATRIARRQAEVFLHVRPDGESAVVRALFEEASLEAMALLAGVAVDDLRTLREAITTADRLVVIVGPEVRGAALRALAQVRLLTKPDATVHLLALAEDNNSAGTFDMGLSVNAAHLEADFGQSIRAAYLAGADPISNLGDHWRAALARLECLIVSELFLTETAKLAHVVFPAMSYAEQDGTFTNHAGQVQRVARLLEGDGNRRPDWLIVQALAKAMGCPMPSKGSASALLNDIALEVPGYAGVSFASIRQAPKGAFRLARPLAELADREHLQVSLREQTALIDATAPHDQRTVEMGEGLFARGTLLRHVKVFDDAQPFWEAHRGEWEAMNVETGWPVAAD; encoded by the coding sequence ATGGAACTCGTCACACTCACGATAGACGGCAAGACCTACCAGGCCCCGAAGGGCATGCTCCTTCTGGAGTTCTGCACGGCACAGGGCATTGCCATTCCCAACTTCTGCTACTACCCCGATCTGACCTCCCAGGCGGCCTGCCGGATGTGTCTGGTGCGCATTGAGAAGGTGCCCAAGCTGGCCACCGCCTGTACCGTCACGATTACCGACGGCATGGTGGTCACGGCGAGTTCCGATGAGGTCATCGAAGCCCGCAAGGGCATGCTGGATTTCATCCTCGGCAACCACCCGCTCGACTGCCCGGTGTGTGACAAGGGCGGACAGTGCGAGTTGCAGGACACCGCCTTTCAGTACGGGGCGGTCTATGCCCACTATGAAGTTCCCAAAAACAACAAGGAAGAACGCCGACTCTCGCCGTTCATTGCCTATGATGAACAGCGGTGCGTGAAGTGCTACCGCTGCGTGCGCGTGTGCGAAGACTGGATGGACGTGCACGCCCTGACCAAAATCTTTCGTGGCACCAATGAAGTCATCGGTTTTTACGGGCAGGACCTGCACTGCGAACAGTGCGGCAACTGCGTTGAAGTCTGCCCGGTTGGCGCGCTGCTTTCCGTGGACTCGCGCTTCAAAGCCCGTCCGTGGGACATGCGCGAACAACAGACGACCTGCTCGTTTTGTGCCGATGGCTGCCAGCTCGAACTGGGCGTCCGGGGCAAACAGTACGTCCGCGCCGCTTCCAAAGACCTGACCGGCATCAACGGCGAGTTTCTGTGCATCAAGGGACGGTACGGCAGCGCCTACATCTCCAATCCGGCGCGGCTGACGACGCCCCTGATTCGGCAGGGCAACGACCTCAAGCCGGCCACCTGGGACGAGGCTCTGGCAACAGCCGCCCGGCTTCTTTCCGGCATTCACAAACAGCACGGTGGAAACGCTGTAGCCATAGTGGGTTCATCCCGGCTGACGAATGAAGCCAACTTTGCGCTGGCCCGCTTTGGCCGGACGCTCGACACGCCGCACCTGGCCCACTTCCGCAACGTCGAACTCGGCGATTTTTATGCCCATCTCTCGGCCCCGCTGGCCACGCACGAGGACATCAAGCAGGCCACGACCATTGTCCAAATCGGTGGCGACCCGACGGAATACAGCCCACTGACCGGCTTTGCCATGCGCTATGCCCGGCGGAAGCACGGCGCACGCCTTCTGGTGGTCAACCAGCGGGCAACACGCATCGCGCGGCGGCAGGCCGAGGTCTTCCTGCATGTGCGTCCCGACGGCGAAAGCGCCGTGGTGCGCGCGCTCTTTGAGGAAGCCAGCCTGGAAGCGATGGCTCTGCTGGCGGGCGTTGCGGTGGATGACCTGCGCACGCTCCGCGAGGCCATCACAACGGCCGACCGGCTCGTGGTCATCGTCGGGCCGGAAGTGCGCGGTGCGGCGCTTCGCGCCCTGGCGCAGGTTCGTCTTCTCACGAAACCTGACGCGACGGTTCATCTGCTGGCGCTGGCGGAGGACAACAACTCGGCAGGCACGTTCGACATGGGGCTGTCGGTCAACGCGGCGCATCTGGAAGCCGACTTTGGACAGAGCATTCGCGCGGCCTATCTCGCCGGAGCCGATCCCATCTCGAACCTTGGCGACCACTGGCGCGCCGCGCTTGCCCGGCTGGAATGCCTCATCGTGAGTGAACTGTTCTTGACGGAAACGGCCAAGCTGGCGCACGTCGTGTTCCCAGCCATGAGCTATGCCGAACAGGATGGCACATTTACGAATCACGCCGGACAGGTGCAGCGGGTGGCACGTCTGCTTGAAGGCGACGGCAACCGCCGCCCGGACTGGCTGATTGTGCAGGCGCTGGCCAAAGCCATGGGCTGCCCGATGCCTTCCAAAGGTTCTGCCAGCGCCCTGCTCAATGACATCGCCTTGGAAGTGCCGGGCTACGCCGGGGTGAGTTTTGCCAGTATCAGGCAGGCGCCCAAAGGTGCTTTCCGCCTGGCGCGGCCGCTGGCCGAACTGGCCGACCGTGAGCACCTTCAGGTTTCGCTGCGGGAGCAGACGGCGCTGATTGACGCCACAGCCCCCCATGACCAGCGGACCGTCGAAATGGGCGAGGGGCTTTTTGCGCGTGGGACGCTGCTTCGCCACGTCAAGGTTTTCGACGACGCCCAGCCCTTCTGGGAAGCGCACCGTGGCGAGTGGGAAGCCATGAATGTCGAAACCGGGTGGCCTGTGGCAGCGGACTGA
- a CDS encoding SpoIID/LytB domain-containing protein, translated as MTAHILKCGLAVWCLLVFPFWITGGGAAPAVLSPRGQLPETLRIGVLTLFQPQEVTLAAGSRPATLHLDERPVALLPSRLCRVAKDAGGIALWQGARRLAIGTHLAVTAEDVTVEVTGRRTRLRRQFRGTLTVTAGEKHLRLVVTQPLEAVVAAVVSAELSPEAPSEAARALAVVVRSYLASHVGRHAGQGFDFCDSTHCQLFFGEQWARWEAGRETGGALSTLGKQAAADTQGEVLWEADGGLSDAYYTACCGGRTTTPAVAFGTGQDSTTATGVRCQWCRAGRFFTWTRLVDRRTLARALLPELAATESWNIAVAGRTPDGFVTSLVVQAGSRQITLPNHRFRRLVGQRLGWNLVLSNRYAIEPHGEWLVLRGQGFGHQVGLCLTGATAQAQAGRHYRDILRHYFPKATCRPPADF; from the coding sequence ATGACCGCCCATATTCTGAAGTGCGGTCTGGCAGTCTGGTGCCTGCTGGTGTTTCCGTTCTGGATAACCGGCGGCGGCGCTGCGCCGGCTGTACTGTCGCCCAGGGGGCAACTGCCGGAAACCCTGCGCATCGGTGTCCTGACGCTGTTTCAGCCGCAGGAAGTCACTCTGGCGGCAGGTTCCCGGCCTGCCACTCTGCATCTCGATGAACGTCCCGTGGCGCTCTTACCCAGCCGCCTCTGTCGGGTGGCGAAGGATGCCGGCGGCATCGCCCTCTGGCAGGGGGCGCGACGGTTGGCCATCGGGACACATCTGGCCGTGACCGCGGAAGATGTGACTGTAGAAGTGACCGGACGCAGAACCCGCCTGCGCCGGCAGTTTCGTGGAACGCTCACGGTGACGGCTGGCGAAAAGCATCTCCGCCTCGTCGTGACCCAGCCGCTGGAAGCCGTCGTTGCGGCGGTGGTGAGCGCCGAGCTTTCGCCCGAAGCGCCGTCGGAAGCGGCCAGGGCGCTGGCGGTCGTCGTCCGCAGTTATCTTGCCAGCCACGTTGGACGGCACGCCGGTCAGGGGTTCGACTTCTGTGACTCGACGCACTGCCAGTTGTTTTTCGGTGAGCAGTGGGCGCGGTGGGAAGCCGGACGCGAAACCGGCGGCGCCCTTTCGACGCTGGGGAAGCAGGCGGCTGCCGACACCCAGGGAGAAGTCCTGTGGGAAGCCGACGGCGGGCTGAGCGACGCCTACTATACGGCCTGCTGTGGCGGGCGCACGACGACACCCGCTGTGGCTTTTGGTACGGGCCAGGACTCCACAACCGCCACGGGCGTCCGTTGCCAGTGGTGCCGGGCGGGACGCTTCTTCACCTGGACGCGCCTGGTTGACCGACGGACGCTGGCCCGCGCCCTCCTGCCGGAGCTGGCAGCAACGGAAAGCTGGAACATCGCCGTTGCCGGGCGCACGCCGGATGGCTTTGTGACCAGCCTTGTCGTCCAGGCCGGTTCACGGCAAATCACCCTGCCCAACCATCGGTTCCGGCGCCTGGTGGGGCAGCGGCTGGGGTGGAACCTCGTCCTTTCCAACCGGTATGCCATCGAGCCGCACGGCGAATGGCTGGTGCTGCGCGGTCAGGGATTCGGCCATCAGGTCGGGTTGTGTCTGACCGGGGCCACTGCCCAGGCCCAGGCCGGGCGGCACTACCGGGACATTCTCCGGCACTACTTCCCTAAAGCCACCTGCCGCCCGCCCGCCGACTTCTGA
- a CDS encoding class IV adenylate cyclase has translation MSHIEAEIKLAGETFDELYQRLIAAGCTLELVTPRHFEDNWLFDTPTRSLLASRQALRVRLRDDLPQATLTHKGPPAGTAGNEAKGHQEQGRQAKVREEIELTVSDGRALMRLLERLGFEKVFRYQKFRTTYRLTHPTGLTLWAMFDETPIGWFLELEGDETTLERLVAQLGLGPGDYLTDAYPRLQAERCRAAGRPLEDMTFTLPTGNGR, from the coding sequence ATGTCGCACATCGAAGCCGAAATTAAGCTGGCTGGTGAAACGTTCGATGAGCTGTACCAACGTCTGATCGCCGCCGGATGTACGCTTGAACTTGTCACACCACGCCATTTTGAAGACAACTGGCTGTTCGACACCCCGACGCGGTCGTTGCTGGCCAGCCGCCAGGCACTTCGGGTACGGCTGCGGGATGACCTGCCCCAGGCAACCCTGACGCACAAGGGGCCGCCGGCCGGGACTGCTGGCAACGAGGCAAAGGGCCATCAGGAACAGGGCCGGCAGGCAAAGGTACGGGAGGAAATCGAACTCACGGTATCCGATGGCCGCGCGCTCATGCGGCTGCTCGAACGCCTCGGTTTTGAAAAAGTCTTTCGCTACCAGAAGTTCCGCACGACCTACCGCCTTACGCACCCCACTGGACTGACCCTGTGGGCGATGTTCGACGAAACCCCCATCGGGTGGTTTCTGGAACTCGAAGGCGACGAAACCACACTGGAGCGGCTGGTGGCGCAGCTTGGTCTGGGTCCCGGCGATTATCTCACGGACGCCTATCCCCGGCTTCAGGCGGAACGCTGCCGGGCGGCCGGGCGCCCGCTTGAAGATATGACTTTCACTTTGCCGACGGGTAATGGACGATAG
- the pip gene encoding prolyl aminopeptidase: MTDARTLYPPIEPYETGMLPVSERHTLYYEVSGNPQGKPVVFLHGGPGGGTSPDHRRYFDPERYRIVLFDQRGAGKSTPYACLEENTTWDLVADIERLRQHLDIRKWVVFGGSWGSTLALAYAETHPDRVRALVLRGIFLCRKKEIDWFYQEGANAIFPDAWEPYRDLIPPDERHDMVAAYYRRLTSDDEEVRLAAARAWSVWEGSTSKLLPDPELVKDFDERALAIARIECHYFINRIFMESEHYLLEHVHRIRHIPTVIVQGRYDVVCPVMTAWELHKAFPEADFQIIPNAGHSASEPGTTAALVAATDRFALLPD, encoded by the coding sequence ATGACCGACGCGCGCACGCTCTATCCGCCCATCGAACCCTATGAAACCGGGATGCTGCCGGTTTCCGAACGGCACACGTTGTACTACGAAGTCAGCGGCAATCCCCAGGGGAAGCCGGTGGTCTTTCTCCACGGCGGACCCGGCGGCGGCACCTCCCCTGACCACCGGCGGTACTTTGACCCGGAGCGTTACCGCATCGTGCTGTTCGATCAGCGCGGAGCCGGGAAAAGCACGCCCTACGCCTGTCTGGAAGAGAACACGACGTGGGATTTGGTCGCCGACATCGAGCGTTTGCGCCAACATCTGGACATCCGAAAGTGGGTTGTGTTTGGCGGCTCCTGGGGCAGTACCCTGGCGCTGGCTTACGCAGAAACCCATCCCGACCGCGTCCGGGCGCTGGTGCTGCGGGGAATTTTTCTGTGCCGCAAAAAGGAGATTGACTGGTTTTACCAGGAAGGGGCGAATGCCATTTTCCCGGACGCCTGGGAGCCGTACCGCGATCTCATTCCCCCGGATGAACGCCACGACATGGTGGCCGCTTACTACCGCCGGTTGACGAGCGACGATGAGGAGGTCCGGCTGGCGGCCGCCCGCGCCTGGAGTGTCTGGGAAGGCAGTACGTCGAAACTGCTGCCTGACCCGGAACTCGTCAAGGATTTCGACGAGCGTGCGCTGGCCATTGCCCGCATTGAGTGCCACTACTTCATCAACCGGATTTTCATGGAGTCCGAGCATTACCTGCTCGAACACGTTCACCGCATTCGCCACATTCCGACGGTCATCGTGCAGGGGCGTTACGATGTGGTGTGTCCGGTGATGACCGCCTGGGAGCTGCACAAGGCGTTTCCCGAAGCCGATTTTCAAATCATTCCGAACGCCGGGCATTCCGCCTCGGAGCCGGGGACGACGGCGGCGCTGGTTGCGGCGACGGACCGTTTCGCCCTGCTGCCCGACTAG
- a CDS encoding peptidoglycan-binding protein, giving the protein MKRHLTRSLVTHLGLVALCGAMWPALPSQQPSVAGIVFAQRFQDITLPPGTIIRVQMDRTISSRTARVGDTFTATVFEPVIVGGQLAIPQGTQVQGRVTGVQPAERRGRSGTIAVEFDRIIFANGVSRDMRASLTSLDAREREQIDSEGRARGGSSTKRNVIFVGGGAGAGAAIGAIAGGGKGAAIGAGIGAAAGVLGALLSKGQEAQVQSGYRFGVELEQPLRVPSDMSTGGNTGGNTGGGGNWDDYGYDAARGEYTAPDIVRRAQTELRRQGFYDGDITGNLGQLTRQAIGNFQRQQGLTVNRRLDRETARALGVVSGGGGFSTGSDPNEDFGYGYDPNAGEYTASDIVRRAQTELRRERLYNGRITGRLDAETRDAIQRFQEERGLPTTGRLDRETALEMGIVY; this is encoded by the coding sequence ATGAAACGTCACTTGACCCGAAGCCTGGTCACACATCTTGGCCTCGTCGCCCTCTGTGGTGCGATGTGGCCTGCGCTCCCTTCCCAGCAACCCTCCGTCGCCGGGATCGTTTTTGCCCAGCGTTTTCAGGACATCACCCTGCCCCCCGGAACCATCATCCGGGTGCAGATGGACCGGACAATTTCATCCCGTACGGCGCGGGTGGGAGACACCTTCACGGCCACCGTGTTTGAACCTGTAATTGTCGGGGGGCAGTTGGCCATTCCGCAGGGCACACAGGTGCAGGGGCGGGTCACGGGCGTCCAGCCGGCCGAGCGGCGCGGCCGCTCGGGAACGATTGCCGTCGAGTTTGACCGCATTATTTTTGCCAACGGCGTATCGCGTGACATGCGCGCTTCGCTGACCAGTCTGGATGCCAGGGAGCGTGAGCAGATTGACAGTGAAGGAAGGGCCCGGGGCGGCAGCTCAACGAAGCGCAATGTCATTTTCGTGGGCGGTGGCGCAGGGGCTGGCGCGGCTATCGGTGCGATTGCGGGCGGTGGCAAGGGAGCCGCCATTGGCGCTGGTATCGGGGCCGCGGCCGGTGTCCTTGGCGCTTTGCTTTCCAAAGGGCAGGAAGCCCAGGTGCAGAGCGGATACCGCTTCGGCGTCGAACTTGAACAACCGCTGCGGGTGCCCAGCGACATGAGCACCGGCGGCAACACCGGCGGCAACACCGGTGGTGGCGGCAACTGGGATGACTACGGTTACGATGCGGCCCGAGGTGAGTACACTGCTCCCGACATCGTGCGCCGGGCGCAGACCGAACTGCGCCGGCAGGGCTTCTACGATGGCGACATTACCGGCAACCTGGGACAGCTCACCCGGCAGGCTATCGGCAATTTTCAACGCCAGCAGGGCCTGACGGTGAATCGTCGCCTGGACCGCGAGACGGCGCGCGCACTGGGTGTCGTTTCCGGCGGGGGAGGCTTCTCTACCGGCAGTGACCCGAACGAAGACTTCGGCTACGGCTATGACCCGAATGCCGGAGAGTACACCGCCAGCGACATTGTGCGCCGGGCGCAGACCGAACTGCGCCGGGAACGGCTCTACAACGGACGCATTACCGGCCGCCTCGATGCCGAGACGCGCGATGCCATCCAGCGTTTTCAGGAAGAGCGCGGACTGCCGACAACCGGCCGTCTGGACCGGGAAACTGCTCTGGAGATGGGGATTGTCTATTAG
- a CDS encoding AarF/ABC1/UbiB kinase family protein: MSHRPSSRFSSLAQQARLARRATTMLRLTLPTTLAFVRDRRRYLAFGPPRQVSEETHRQRAQTIKQHIETLGTAFIKLGQLVSTRPDLVPAVYIEEIAKLQDGITPLSGKAARRTLEAIYGTRLEAVFDRFDDEALAAASLAQVHYAVWQGQDVAVKFVRPDIPAQMAVDLKIAGYVIRQLDRHFSNSLTRMLSTAIAEGSKGMAQELDLTTEMENIETMARILARREDVTVPLVYPEVSGPQVIVMEYCPGVKFTDVERLQAAGFDFDDLIARLVKLYAEMIFVAGVYHADPHPGNILVGDGGQLILLDYGMVCRLSREMRAAILDAVAAGLHGDRERLVDGLYETGIVAPGTNRRRIHAFIEEIIQLHRRGLDAQNRMLGVGLAIERTARELGLNLPAELVYVFRSLSLLEGMAAKLRPGWSLIEHGFEPMQEALAPQYVKSLLSREGLLNTAVDEIRRFLGHRTVRRFT; this comes from the coding sequence ATGTCACATCGTCCTTCATCGCGTTTTTCCTCGCTTGCGCAGCAGGCGCGGCTTGCCCGGCGGGCGACCACCATGCTGCGGCTTACCCTGCCGACCACCTTGGCCTTTGTGCGTGACCGGCGGCGCTATCTCGCCTTTGGGCCGCCCCGGCAGGTTTCGGAGGAAACCCATCGCCAGCGGGCGCAGACCATCAAGCAACACATTGAAACGCTGGGCACGGCTTTCATCAAACTGGGGCAGCTTGTCAGCACCCGCCCGGACCTCGTTCCGGCGGTGTACATCGAGGAAATCGCCAAGCTCCAGGACGGCATTACGCCCCTTTCGGGCAAAGCTGCCCGGCGGACGCTCGAAGCCATTTACGGCACCCGGCTGGAAGCCGTGTTTGACCGCTTTGACGACGAAGCCCTGGCCGCTGCGTCGCTGGCGCAGGTTCACTACGCGGTCTGGCAGGGACAGGATGTGGCCGTCAAGTTTGTTCGCCCGGACATCCCGGCGCAGATGGCCGTTGACCTCAAAATCGCCGGCTATGTCATCCGGCAGCTCGACCGGCATTTTTCCAACTCACTGACCCGCATGCTCTCCACAGCCATTGCTGAAGGCTCAAAGGGCATGGCGCAGGAACTCGACCTCACGACCGAGATGGAGAACATCGAAACCATGGCGCGCATTCTTGCCCGCCGGGAAGATGTCACTGTTCCGCTCGTGTACCCGGAAGTGTCGGGCCCGCAGGTCATCGTCATGGAATACTGCCCCGGCGTGAAGTTCACCGATGTGGAGCGGCTTCAGGCCGCCGGCTTCGACTTTGACGATCTCATTGCCCGGCTGGTCAAGCTCTACGCCGAAATGATCTTCGTGGCCGGCGTCTATCACGCCGACCCCCATCCCGGAAACATTCTTGTCGGCGATGGCGGGCAGTTGATTCTTCTCGACTACGGCATGGTGTGCCGCCTCTCGCGCGAGATGCGTGCGGCCATTCTGGATGCCGTGGCGGCCGGCTTGCACGGCGACCGGGAACGCCTTGTGGATGGCCTGTATGAAACCGGCATCGTTGCGCCGGGCACCAACCGCCGGCGCATTCATGCCTTCATCGAGGAAATCATCCAGCTTCACCGCCGCGGACTCGATGCCCAAAACCGCATGCTGGGCGTGGGTCTGGCCATCGAGCGGACAGCCCGTGAACTGGGACTCAACCTCCCGGCCGAACTGGTCTATGTCTTTCGGAGCCTTTCCCTGCTCGAAGGCATGGCGGCGAAACTGCGTCCCGGTTGGAGCCTCATCGAACATGGCTTTGAGCCAATGCAGGAAGCGCTGGCACCGCAGTACGTCAAGTCGTTGCTCAGCCGGGAGGGTCTGCTCAACACGGCTGTGGATGAGATTCGGCGCTTTCTGGGCCACCGTACGGTCCGCCGGTTCACATAA